One genomic region from Uloborus diversus isolate 005 chromosome 2, Udiv.v.3.1, whole genome shotgun sequence encodes:
- the LOC129216199 gene encoding major centromere autoantigen B-like — MHLKSVLLMTAVLLVALLISASFVDAGEEKKEEKEKGKKEEKGESKEEGSEEKKEEGGEKDKEAKGAATSLFVSSSYSTLVSVATACLVLSVH; from the exons ATGCACCTCAAGAGTGTTCTCCTGATGACGGCGGTCCTCCTGGTAGCCCTCCTCATCTCGGCATCCTTCGTAGACGCGGGAGAGGAGAAAAAAGAGGAGAAG gaaaaaggtaaaaaagaagagaaaggaGAGAGCAAGGAAGAGGGTAGCGAGGAGAAAAAGGAGGAAGGAGGGGAGAAAGATAAGGAGGCCAAAGGAGCA GCAACGTCGTTGTTCGTGAGCTCCAGTTACTCGACGCTGGTTTCCGTAGCCACCGCCTGCCTTGTCCTATCCGTCCATTGA